One part of the Sporosarcina ureae genome encodes these proteins:
- a CDS encoding cation:dicarboxylate symporter family transporter, which yields MKKIFKLSLAYQILIGLVLGIAVGAIFYGNPNVERYLQPIGTMFINMIKMIVVPIIISTLVIGVAGTGDIKKLGKLGGKTLLYFEIVTTIAIIVGLMSANIFKPGEGIDMSSLEKGDISQYVETTEEVQNGGFMDVLVGIVPSNIVDSMANGDMLPIIFFSVLFGLGVAAIGERGKPVLDVFQGVADAMFWVTNMIMKFAPFGVFALIGVTVSKFGLESLIPMGKLMVLVYATMIFFIIVVLGGIAKMVGVNIFHLMKILKDELILAFSTSSSETVLPKVMEKMQKFGCPKDIVSFVVPTGYSFNLDGSTLYQALAAMFIAQMYGIQLSITEQITLVLVLMITSKGIAGVPGVSFVVLLATLGTVGIPLEGLAFIAGIDRLLDMARTVVNVVGNALATVVMSKWEGRFGEDTEKVEREPQFVFAEEKLV from the coding sequence ATGAAAAAGATATTTAAATTGTCTTTGGCTTACCAAATATTAATTGGATTGGTTTTAGGTATTGCAGTCGGTGCAATCTTCTATGGTAATCCTAATGTAGAGAGATACTTACAGCCAATCGGCACGATGTTCATCAATATGATTAAAATGATTGTGGTACCTATTATTATTTCCACGCTAGTAATCGGCGTAGCAGGTACTGGTGATATTAAGAAATTAGGTAAACTTGGCGGTAAAACGCTTTTATATTTTGAAATTGTAACAACGATTGCGATTATTGTGGGTCTTATGTCAGCAAATATTTTCAAGCCAGGTGAAGGCATCGATATGTCTTCTCTTGAAAAAGGTGACATCTCGCAATATGTAGAAACGACAGAAGAAGTTCAAAATGGTGGCTTCATGGATGTGCTAGTCGGCATCGTACCAAGTAATATTGTAGACTCGATGGCAAATGGCGATATGTTGCCAATCATTTTCTTCTCTGTGTTATTCGGATTAGGTGTAGCGGCAATCGGGGAGCGCGGCAAACCGGTGCTGGATGTTTTCCAAGGGGTCGCAGACGCAATGTTCTGGGTAACGAATATGATCATGAAGTTTGCACCGTTCGGCGTATTCGCGTTAATTGGTGTAACGGTATCTAAATTCGGTTTGGAATCACTCATTCCGATGGGTAAATTAATGGTTCTTGTATATGCAACGATGATATTCTTCATCATCGTCGTGTTAGGCGGGATCGCGAAGATGGTCGGCGTGAACATCTTCCACTTAATGAAAATCCTAAAGGATGAGTTAATTCTAGCATTTTCTACATCCAGTTCAGAAACAGTGTTACCGAAAGTAATGGAGAAAATGCAAAAGTTCGGTTGTCCAAAAGACATCGTATCTTTCGTAGTACCGACTGGCTATTCGTTTAATCTAGACGGATCTACACTTTATCAGGCATTGGCGGCAATGTTTATTGCACAAATGTATGGAATCCAGTTAAGCATTACGGAACAAATTACATTGGTGTTAGTTCTGATGATTACGTCTAAAGGAATTGCGGGCGTCCCTGGTGTTTCATTCGTCGTGTTACTTGCAACGCTCGGAACAGTGGGCATTCCGCTTGAAGGATTGGCGTTCATCGCGGGTATCGACCGTTTGCTAGATATGGCACGTACAGTAGTAAACGTAGTCGGAAACGCACTTGCAACAGTAGTAATGTCGAAGTGGGAAGGTCGCTTTGGTGAGGATACTGAGAAGGTAGAACGCGAACCACAATTTGTCTTTGCAGAAGAGAAGTTAGTTTAA
- a CDS encoding response regulator produces the protein MRYFIVDDDKASRVMLKNILAEQEGIVIGEAESGVKAIPQILSLVPDVVLIDLLMPELDGIETIQQLKTQGYSGQFIMLSQVVNKEMVGEAYEVGVEFFIHKPINQIEVQSIVRRTAEQLRLKNSLLTIRESLAQFGSVEQPTAQQSVKDVVLKKLHDMGIFSDSASRDIVAIMEVLNEQRAIQLPPLKELYEAALTKLGVPDGDISKESKAMEQRIRRSILTAMEHLASLGAVDYTIDEFEYYAPRFFDFQEISLRMKQIQEENFEVRPVKVNSKKFLHVLYMETIEGRK, from the coding sequence ATGAGATATTTTATCGTAGATGACGACAAAGCAAGCCGTGTGATGCTGAAAAATATTTTGGCAGAGCAAGAAGGAATTGTGATTGGTGAGGCGGAAAGTGGCGTGAAAGCCATTCCTCAAATTCTATCCTTGGTACCAGACGTCGTATTGATCGATTTATTGATGCCTGAACTTGACGGGATCGAAACAATTCAACAGTTGAAAACACAAGGCTATAGTGGACAATTTATTATGCTGAGCCAAGTAGTGAACAAAGAAATGGTTGGCGAAGCCTATGAAGTTGGTGTCGAATTCTTCATACATAAGCCAATCAATCAAATAGAAGTGCAAAGCATCGTGCGACGTACAGCGGAACAGTTACGTCTGAAAAACTCCTTATTAACGATTCGGGAATCGCTGGCACAATTCGGTTCTGTTGAACAACCTACAGCACAGCAATCAGTGAAAGATGTTGTTCTAAAGAAGCTACATGATATGGGAATCTTCAGTGATAGCGCGAGTCGCGACATCGTAGCCATCATGGAAGTCTTGAACGAGCAGCGAGCTATTCAATTACCGCCTCTAAAGGAACTATATGAAGCTGCGTTGACAAAGTTGGGTGTGCCAGATGGAGACATCTCCAAAGAAAGTAAGGCGATGGAGCAAAGAATCCGACGTTCCATCCTTACGGCGATGGAACATTTAGCATCACTTGGCGCGGTAGATTATACAATCGATGAATTCGAATACTATGCCCCACGCTTCTTTGATTTCCAAGAGATTAGTCTGAGAATGAAACAGATTCAAGAAGAAAACTTTGAAGTCAGGCCAGTTAAAGTGAACAGTAAGAAGTTTCTGCATGTGTTATATATGGAAACAATAGAAGGACGAAAATAG
- a CDS encoding SDR family oxidoreductase translates to MKVLVVGANGQIGKQLVSLIQDSDTLKAKAMIRKQEQAEHFEKIGAETVLVDLEGEVDNIVKAADGVDAIVFTAGSGPKTGPDKTMMIDLDGAIKTIQAAQKADVKRFIMISSYDTTRKAIQEAPESFAPYVVAKHYADEWLRSTDLDYTMIHPGALTNDKGTGKVKAATTVEPKEVPRDDIAEVILACLENDSTIGKEFQVIGGSTPITEAIEKL, encoded by the coding sequence ATGAAAGTTTTAGTTGTAGGTGCAAACGGTCAGATCGGAAAACAGTTAGTTTCATTGATTCAAGACAGCGATACACTGAAAGCAAAAGCCATGATCCGTAAGCAAGAGCAAGCAGAACATTTTGAGAAAATCGGTGCGGAAACCGTGCTTGTAGATCTTGAAGGCGAAGTGGACAATATCGTAAAAGCAGCAGACGGTGTAGATGCGATCGTCTTCACAGCAGGTTCTGGTCCAAAAACAGGACCAGATAAAACTATGATGATCGACCTTGACGGCGCTATTAAAACTATACAAGCAGCGCAGAAAGCCGATGTAAAACGCTTCATCATGATTAGTTCATATGACACAACACGTAAAGCGATCCAGGAAGCACCGGAATCATTTGCTCCGTACGTTGTCGCAAAACACTATGCAGATGAATGGTTACGCTCGACTGACCTTGACTATACAATGATTCATCCAGGCGCTTTAACAAACGACAAGGGAACAGGCAAAGTAAAAGCCGCAACTACTGTCGAGCCTAAAGAAGTACCACGTGATGATATCGCAGAAGTTATCCTCGCTTGTCTAGAAAACGACTCCACAATAGGCAAGGAGTTTCAGGTAATCGGTGGGTCCACACCAATTACAGAGGCAATTGAAAAACTATAA
- a CDS encoding acyl-CoA dehydrogenase family protein has protein sequence MMEKQKQQDGIMQIPEWWTCPEGHEELQKAAHALGKKELLPRALISDQERSYPRESLREVAKSGYSAVTIPVEAGGLKDGFTAFAVLSESFAHYCPSTTMCWVMHMTTAHTIYEAGTEEQRQRLLPRLREGQIGGLAFSERATGGHFWNIGSKAIRNENGYLLDAEKSFVTSGGEADFYLVATTSPETDNPDNLMFLLVENDQPGVEAFPFDAMGLRGNASGPMNFKDVQVALENRIGGEGGMGYFNDNTIDPLFLLGSAACWVGIAQGALNMATDGAKRRVHADTGSSVTDYQVIRHELAKAQIKVDSARSMLYRTAEALDRCNTEGKELSECLYPLWQLKTHAADMVIDVTNMALQVSGGRGYMTGQVEKFVRDGRAGAIMGPTNEVLREWIGRTMIEVPWMD, from the coding sequence ATGATGGAAAAACAAAAACAACAAGATGGAATTATGCAAATTCCTGAATGGTGGACTTGTCCAGAAGGGCATGAAGAATTACAAAAAGCTGCACATGCGTTAGGCAAGAAAGAATTGCTGCCGCGTGCACTTATTTCTGATCAAGAGAGAAGTTATCCACGTGAAAGTTTACGTGAAGTTGCGAAGTCTGGTTATTCGGCTGTTACCATCCCGGTTGAAGCGGGTGGTCTGAAAGACGGATTCACAGCATTTGCAGTACTTTCCGAAAGCTTTGCGCATTATTGCCCATCTACGACGATGTGCTGGGTTATGCATATGACTACAGCACATACGATCTATGAAGCGGGAACAGAAGAACAGCGTCAGCGTCTATTACCACGCTTGCGTGAAGGACAAATCGGTGGCCTAGCGTTTAGTGAACGAGCGACAGGGGGTCACTTCTGGAATATCGGTAGTAAAGCGATACGAAATGAAAATGGTTACTTGCTGGACGCTGAAAAGTCATTCGTCACAAGTGGTGGAGAAGCAGACTTTTATTTAGTTGCAACGACATCTCCTGAAACGGATAATCCGGATAATTTAATGTTTTTATTGGTCGAAAATGATCAGCCGGGAGTTGAAGCATTCCCGTTCGATGCAATGGGATTACGCGGAAACGCAAGTGGTCCGATGAACTTTAAAGATGTGCAAGTAGCTCTTGAAAACCGTATTGGTGGCGAAGGTGGCATGGGTTATTTCAACGATAACACAATCGACCCTCTTTTCTTACTAGGTTCAGCAGCTTGTTGGGTTGGTATTGCACAAGGCGCTTTGAATATGGCTACAGACGGTGCTAAACGCAGAGTCCACGCAGATACAGGATCATCTGTTACAGATTATCAAGTGATTCGTCATGAGTTGGCGAAGGCGCAGATTAAAGTAGATAGCGCACGTAGTATGTTGTATCGTACAGCAGAAGCGCTAGATCGTTGCAATACGGAAGGCAAAGAGTTATCCGAGTGTTTGTACCCGTTATGGCAGTTGAAGACGCATGCGGCAGACATGGTAATTGATGTTACCAATATGGCGTTGCAAGTGTCAGGTGGCCGCGGTTATATGACAGGCCAAGTGGAAAAGTTCGTGCGTGACGGGCGTGCTGGTGCAATCATGGGACCAACAAACGAAGTGCTGCGCGAATGGATCGGTCGTACAATGATAGAAGTTCCTTGGATGGATTAA
- the proS gene encoding proline--tRNA ligase, translated as MSNQQNDFTKWYIDTIQKADLMDYTPVRGCIAFKPDGYEIWEHIQDEMNRRFKETGHRNAYFPMLIPESFFEKEKDHIEGFSPELPWVTEAAGEKLEERLALRPTSETMIGHLYSDWIKSYRDLPVLINQWANVFRWEKKTLPFIRTSEFLWQEGHTAHVDEEEARHETMQMLEIYKEVVEELLAIPVYDGQKTPSERFAGAIDTFSIEAMMKDGKAVQAGTSHYLGTKFAEAFDIKYLTKENKHQFVHTTSWGTSTRLIGSVIMVHGDEQGLVLPPRVAPTQVVLIPVGPWKKNPAIMEKLDEIYAELKSKGIRVRLDDSDQSPGFKFNEYELKGVPVRLELGPRDLENDQALMKARDGGEKVAVSLAEAVASIEQELQTMQKRLLENARTFRDENSHTNIDTLDELKKHIEDSATNEEIPGWILAGWCGDDACEEHVKDETKFTTRNIPFDPPAEKSTCINCGNESKHTVWFARSY; from the coding sequence ATGAGCAATCAGCAAAATGATTTTACGAAATGGTATATCGATACAATCCAGAAAGCGGATTTAATGGATTATACACCAGTGCGTGGATGTATCGCGTTTAAACCGGACGGCTATGAAATCTGGGAGCATATTCAGGATGAAATGAATCGTCGTTTTAAAGAGACGGGTCACCGTAACGCTTATTTCCCTATGCTAATTCCAGAGTCATTTTTCGAAAAAGAAAAAGATCATATCGAAGGATTTTCTCCAGAATTGCCATGGGTAACAGAAGCCGCGGGCGAGAAATTGGAAGAACGTTTGGCGCTACGTCCAACGTCTGAAACGATGATTGGTCATTTGTATTCTGACTGGATTAAAAGCTATCGTGACCTTCCTGTACTGATCAACCAGTGGGCAAACGTATTCCGCTGGGAGAAAAAGACGCTACCATTCATTCGTACGTCTGAATTCTTGTGGCAAGAAGGACATACTGCACACGTAGATGAAGAAGAAGCGCGTCATGAAACGATGCAAATGCTGGAAATCTACAAAGAAGTTGTTGAAGAATTACTTGCGATTCCGGTATATGATGGTCAGAAAACACCATCTGAGCGTTTTGCGGGTGCAATTGATACATTCTCGATTGAAGCGATGATGAAAGATGGTAAGGCAGTACAAGCCGGAACTTCACATTATCTCGGCACAAAATTTGCAGAAGCATTTGATATCAAATACTTAACTAAAGAAAACAAGCACCAGTTCGTGCATACAACATCTTGGGGTACGTCAACACGCTTGATCGGCTCTGTTATCATGGTCCATGGTGACGAGCAAGGTCTTGTATTGCCTCCACGCGTTGCACCGACGCAAGTTGTGCTGATCCCAGTTGGTCCTTGGAAGAAGAATCCGGCAATCATGGAAAAGCTGGATGAAATCTACGCTGAATTGAAGTCTAAAGGTATTCGTGTACGTCTTGATGATTCAGACCAATCTCCAGGCTTTAAGTTTAACGAGTATGAATTAAAAGGTGTTCCGGTACGTCTAGAACTTGGACCACGTGATCTTGAAAATGATCAAGCATTAATGAAAGCGCGTGACGGTGGCGAGAAAGTGGCTGTTAGTCTGGCTGAAGCTGTCGCGAGCATTGAGCAAGAACTACAGACGATGCAAAAGCGTTTGCTTGAAAATGCGCGTACGTTCCGTGATGAGAATTCTCATACGAACATCGATACGCTCGATGAGTTAAAGAAGCATATTGAAGATAGTGCAACTAACGAAGAGATCCCTGGTTGGATTCTTGCAGGTTGGTGTGGCGATGATGCATGTGAAGAGCATGTGAAAGATGAGACGAAGTTTACGACACGTAATATTCCGTTCGATCCACCAGCAGAGAAGTCCACTTGTATTAATTGTGGAAATGAGTCGAAGCATACCGTTTGGTTTGCACGTTCTTACTAA
- a CDS encoding sensor histidine kinase — protein MMNVKLMWRQIYQSEAARIAFIAILTALTGELKVMPFDDEMFRFALGGIVFFLLILIYPPVSILRTGFVTAVTVVIFRVMKELWLGADLLESLQMHVPVFLFYFIVAVGWHFVGLEKYKSLPLRLGALAFVFEVVSNTSEHALRNWWLHSSLLTGKEWGILVGVALLRSFFTVGLYSSVAISKEKQRVEEMLGVGSELYAEALYLQKSMNHIEQITASSHDLYRKLKKENQPELSTQALHIAQEIHEVKKDSQRILAGLSKWTTRQQVEVFYLSDLLDMVVTANEKYSEMIGKKCTLETVIDGDLQTSQHVPMLAILNNLTANAVEAIDEKGQVLITVETDEEWVRFSVCDTGKGIPFEHEDIIFEPGYTTKFTDQGTAATGIGLSHVCAIIEKMQGAIVVKRLDQGLNVLVEIPMKSIMEEIEA, from the coding sequence ATGATGAATGTAAAATTAATGTGGCGCCAAATATATCAATCGGAAGCGGCTAGAATTGCCTTTATTGCAATCTTGACAGCTCTGACCGGCGAGTTGAAAGTGATGCCGTTTGACGACGAGATGTTCCGTTTTGCGCTGGGCGGTATAGTATTCTTTTTATTAATACTTATTTATCCACCTGTCTCTATTTTGCGCACGGGATTTGTTACAGCAGTTACGGTAGTAATATTTCGTGTGATGAAGGAACTATGGCTTGGTGCTGATTTGCTTGAGAGTTTACAAATGCATGTACCTGTCTTTTTGTTTTACTTTATCGTGGCGGTAGGCTGGCATTTTGTCGGTCTTGAAAAGTATAAATCTTTACCACTTCGACTAGGTGCCTTAGCTTTCGTATTTGAAGTAGTGAGCAACACATCAGAGCATGCACTGCGTAACTGGTGGTTACATAGTTCACTGCTTACTGGTAAGGAGTGGGGGATTCTAGTGGGGGTCGCATTATTGCGAAGTTTCTTCACGGTGGGATTATATAGTTCAGTGGCAATATCAAAAGAGAAGCAGCGTGTAGAGGAGATGCTTGGGGTAGGTTCGGAGTTATATGCGGAAGCATTGTATTTACAAAAGTCCATGAACCATATAGAACAAATCACTGCATCGAGTCATGATTTATATCGCAAGCTCAAAAAAGAGAATCAACCCGAACTTAGCACCCAAGCGTTACACATTGCGCAGGAGATCCATGAAGTGAAAAAGGATTCTCAGCGAATTTTGGCAGGGTTATCAAAGTGGACAACACGGCAACAAGTAGAAGTGTTTTACCTGTCTGATTTACTCGATATGGTTGTCACTGCGAATGAAAAGTACAGTGAAATGATCGGTAAGAAATGCACGTTGGAAACAGTAATTGATGGGGACCTTCAAACAAGCCAACATGTCCCTATGCTAGCTATATTGAATAATTTGACAGCGAATGCTGTAGAGGCCATAGATGAAAAAGGTCAAGTACTCATTACTGTCGAAACCGATGAAGAGTGGGTGCGCTTTAGTGTATGTGACACAGGAAAAGGAATTCCTTTTGAACATGAAGACATCATATTTGAACCAGGGTATACAACGAAATTTACAGATCAAGGAACAGCAGCAACAGGTATCGGATTATCGCATGTCTGTGCAATTATCGAAAAAATGCAAGGTGCAATTGTGGTAAAGCGTCTCGATCAAGGACTGAATGTACTAGTGGAAATCCCTATGAAATCCATTATGGAGGAGATAGAAGCATGA
- a CDS encoding GatB/YqeY domain-containing protein, giving the protein MSELKDRLMADIRTAMKEKDTMKKGVINLLRAGLQNESIELKRELTKEEEIKIVQRELKQTKQSLDEGLKANREDIVEAEKAKIAIVESYLPKQMNVEEVKELIASLGISKEASMGQTIGVVMKEVAGRAEGKTVSQAVKEYLQN; this is encoded by the coding sequence ATGTCAGAATTAAAAGATCGTTTAATGGCCGATATCCGAACTGCAATGAAGGAAAAAGACACAATGAAGAAAGGTGTCATTAATTTACTGCGCGCAGGTCTACAAAATGAATCGATTGAATTAAAGCGCGAACTGACGAAAGAAGAAGAAATCAAAATCGTTCAGCGTGAGCTTAAGCAAACAAAACAATCGCTTGATGAAGGTCTAAAAGCTAATCGTGAAGATATCGTGGAAGCAGAAAAAGCGAAAATTGCAATTGTGGAATCTTATTTGCCGAAACAGATGAATGTGGAAGAAGTAAAAGAGTTAATTGCTTCATTAGGTATTTCAAAAGAAGCGTCAATGGGTCAGACAATTGGTGTTGTAATGAAGGAAGTGGCGGGACGTGCGGAAGGAAAGACCGTATCGCAGGCCGTGAAAGAGTATTTGCAAAACTGA
- a CDS encoding DNA topoisomerase III — translation MKKSVVLAEKPSVARDIARVLNCNKKGNGYLEGDKYIVTWALGHLVTLADPENYDTKYKTWKLDDLPMMPEDLKLTVIKQTSRQYNAVKSQLVRPDVSDIIIGTDAGREGELVARWIIEKAKVNKPVKRLWISSVTDKAIKDGFANLKPGKDYENLFEAAVARSEADWYIGLNATRALTTKFNAQLNCGRVQTPVVAIIAQREDEINTFRPKTFYGIEAQSDSNLKLTWADSKTGDTRSFDRDKLSAIVKKADGKAAIIENVEKKAKKTFSPGLYDLTELQRDANKMFGYSAKDTLNIMQKLYEQHKILTYPRTDSRFLSSDLVATLPERLKTVGIGEYRSLANKILKKPIKVNKSFVDDSKVSDHHAIIPTEEIVLRDKLSDRERKIYDLVVKRFLAVLFPAHEYEQLTVHAKIADEKFTARGKTILVAGWKEVYDNQFDEDEIEQDAKEQLLPKLTAGDKLDIKLIKETSGQTKPPARFNEATLLSAMENPTKYMGTQDKKLADTLKSTGGLGTVATRADIIEKLFNSFLIEKRGKDIHVTNKGKQLLELVPDELKSPLLTAEWELKLEKIAKGQLKKKAFINEMKGYTKEIVSEIKASEAKFKHDNISTKSCPDCGKPMLEVNGKHGKMLVCQDRECGHRKNVSRVTNARCPQCKKKMELRGEGDGQIFTCKCGYREKLSVFKERREKASKGKVNKRDVQKYLKKNDEDEPINNPFADALKGLKLDD, via the coding sequence ATGAAAAAAAGTGTAGTACTGGCGGAAAAGCCATCTGTTGCACGGGATATTGCCCGTGTGCTGAACTGCAATAAAAAAGGGAACGGCTATTTGGAAGGCGATAAATATATCGTGACATGGGCACTCGGACACTTAGTGACGCTCGCTGATCCTGAAAACTACGATACAAAGTATAAAACATGGAAACTTGATGATCTACCTATGATGCCCGAGGATTTAAAACTGACGGTCATCAAACAAACGAGCCGACAATACAATGCCGTGAAGTCGCAGCTTGTACGCCCTGACGTTTCTGATATTATTATTGGAACAGATGCAGGACGCGAAGGAGAACTCGTTGCACGCTGGATTATCGAAAAGGCAAAGGTCAATAAACCAGTAAAACGTCTATGGATTTCCTCCGTCACGGACAAAGCAATTAAAGACGGTTTCGCCAACTTAAAACCTGGCAAAGACTACGAAAATCTATTCGAAGCAGCCGTCGCACGCTCTGAAGCTGACTGGTACATCGGGCTGAACGCTACGCGTGCCCTGACTACAAAATTCAATGCACAACTCAACTGCGGTCGCGTCCAGACGCCTGTCGTCGCAATCATCGCGCAGCGCGAAGATGAAATTAATACGTTCCGTCCAAAAACATTCTACGGTATTGAGGCTCAATCCGATTCTAACTTGAAATTGACATGGGCAGATTCCAAAACGGGTGATACGCGTTCATTCGATCGGGATAAACTGTCGGCTATCGTCAAAAAAGCGGACGGCAAAGCTGCAATTATTGAAAATGTCGAAAAGAAAGCCAAAAAAACATTCTCCCCAGGCCTTTACGATCTGACGGAATTACAGCGAGATGCCAATAAAATGTTTGGCTACTCAGCAAAAGACACATTGAATATCATGCAAAAATTATATGAGCAACATAAAATACTGACCTATCCACGAACGGATTCTCGTTTCCTCTCAAGCGATCTCGTTGCAACGCTTCCTGAACGCTTGAAGACCGTCGGCATAGGAGAATACCGGTCACTTGCAAACAAGATATTAAAGAAGCCGATCAAAGTGAACAAATCATTTGTTGATGACAGCAAAGTATCTGATCACCACGCAATTATTCCGACTGAAGAAATCGTCTTGCGAGACAAACTATCGGACCGTGAACGAAAAATCTATGACTTAGTCGTCAAACGATTCCTGGCTGTCTTATTCCCTGCGCATGAATACGAACAGCTGACAGTTCATGCAAAAATAGCAGACGAGAAATTCACAGCGCGCGGAAAAACCATTCTAGTCGCGGGTTGGAAAGAAGTCTATGACAACCAATTTGATGAAGATGAAATCGAACAAGATGCAAAAGAGCAATTGCTTCCTAAACTAACAGCAGGTGATAAGCTCGACATCAAACTTATTAAAGAAACATCCGGTCAAACAAAGCCTCCCGCTCGTTTCAATGAGGCAACTCTTTTATCCGCCATGGAAAATCCGACGAAATATATGGGCACACAGGATAAGAAACTCGCAGACACATTGAAATCTACAGGCGGACTCGGAACGGTCGCAACACGTGCGGACATTATCGAGAAATTATTCAACTCTTTCCTAATTGAAAAGCGTGGTAAAGATATTCACGTAACCAATAAAGGGAAACAATTACTCGAATTAGTACCAGATGAACTAAAATCTCCTTTACTAACGGCTGAATGGGAACTAAAACTAGAGAAAATTGCCAAAGGTCAGCTGAAAAAGAAAGCTTTCATCAATGAGATGAAAGGCTATACGAAAGAGATTGTATCGGAGATTAAAGCTAGTGAAGCGAAGTTCAAGCATGATAATATCTCAACAAAATCATGTCCTGACTGTGGCAAGCCGATGCTAGAAGTAAACGGCAAACACGGCAAAATGCTTGTCTGTCAAGATCGTGAGTGCGGCCATCGTAAAAACGTCTCACGCGTCACGAACGCACGCTGTCCACAGTGTAAGAAGAAGATGGAGCTTCGTGGTGAAGGCGATGGCCAGATCTTCACATGCAAATGCGGCTACCGCGAAAAGCTCTCGGTATTCAAAGAACGGCGTGAGAAAGCATCAAAAGGCAAAGTAAACAAGCGCGATGTGCAGAAGTATTTGAAGAAGAACGACGAAGACGAGCCGATAAACAATCCATTCGCAGATGCGTTGAAAGGGTTAAAGTTGGACGACTAA